The Fibrobacter sp. UBA4297 genome includes a window with the following:
- a CDS encoding DUF2238 domain-containing protein, with translation MNNIAKSHLFLLAFVLLTMLWSVIGVEDTYLTWILEAAPAIVGLLVLVFTYRKFQLPTFLYVVIAFHMAVLLLGAHYSYAKVPLGFWMQDWFGFTRNNYDKIGHLMQGVTPALVMIDLLRRTTPIKTAGWTGFLSVCVAEAISALYEIIEWLASLSNPTDTEAFLGTQGYIWDTQTDMFMCLIGATISVLICLNVKKFYKSEV, from the coding sequence ATGAATAATATTGCTAAATCTCATTTGTTCTTGCTTGCATTTGTTCTCCTGACGATGCTTTGGTCTGTTATCGGAGTCGAAGATACTTACCTCACGTGGATTCTTGAAGCGGCTCCTGCGATTGTCGGGCTGTTGGTTCTTGTGTTTACATACCGAAAATTTCAGTTGCCCACGTTCCTTTATGTGGTGATTGCGTTCCACATGGCGGTGCTTTTGCTGGGGGCGCATTATTCGTATGCGAAGGTTCCGCTTGGATTCTGGATGCAGGATTGGTTCGGTTTTACACGCAACAACTACGATAAAATTGGGCACTTGATGCAGGGCGTTACTCCTGCACTTGTGATGATTGATCTTTTGCGCCGCACGACTCCTATCAAGACGGCTGGCTGGACGGGATTTTTGTCGGTGTGTGTGGCAGAGGCTATTTCTGCGCTTTATGAAATTATTGAGTGGCTGGCATCGCTCAGCAACCCGACGGATACGGAAGCGTTTTTAGGAACGCAGGGCTACATTTGGGATACGCAGACGGATATGTTCATGTGCCTTATCGGGGCGACTATTTCTGTTTTAATTTGTTTGAATGTTAAAAAGTTCTACAAATCAGAAGTTTAA
- the panD gene encoding aspartate 1-decarboxylase yields MQLELLKAKIHRATVTDANLNYEGSITIARDLMDAAGILPFEKVGVLDVNNGSRLDTYVIEGKAGSGVICLNGAAARLVQPGDLVIIVAYATMSPEEAKTWKPTIIRVNGKNEIIEKI; encoded by the coding sequence ATGCAGCTAGAATTACTTAAAGCAAAAATTCATCGCGCTACAGTTACTGATGCAAACCTCAACTACGAGGGTTCCATCACTATAGCTCGCGATTTGATGGATGCAGCAGGCATCCTCCCCTTCGAAAAAGTCGGCGTCCTTGACGTCAATAATGGTTCCCGCCTTGATACGTATGTAATCGAAGGCAAAGCCGGTTCTGGCGTGATTTGCCTGAACGGTGCGGCAGCACGCTTGGTTCAGCCGGGCGATCTCGTGATTATCGTGGCATACGCAACGATGTCTCCGGAAGAAGCCAAGACATGGAAACCAACCATTATCCGCGTCAACGGCAAAAACGAAATCATCGAAAAAATCTAA
- a CDS encoding HAD family hydrolase, with protein sequence MTPIDEIKALIAQKELFIFDLDGTLFNTLGDLAPAVNYAMTQFGLHTHSNDDVRTFIGNGSMNLIRRAVAANFIPVTSTRDMEKVAETLARENYSEEKIKKIHKVYSDFYWEHCIENTEPYEGVVELLQRFATSAGTRCAAMLTNKPVAPAQKILKKFGLENSFATYLCGDTTPERKPSPAGIYEILRQTGIAPEKAIMIGDDTPDVLAAKNAGIDCITLFEGFGKTENLLPLEPRYTAGHIKDFAEFIN encoded by the coding sequence ATGACACCAATCGACGAAATCAAGGCACTCATCGCACAAAAAGAACTGTTCATCTTTGACTTGGACGGCACGCTATTCAATACGCTTGGCGATTTGGCACCAGCCGTAAACTACGCGATGACGCAATTCGGCCTGCACACGCATTCAAACGACGACGTGCGCACATTCATCGGAAACGGTTCCATGAACTTGATCCGCCGAGCTGTCGCTGCAAATTTCATTCCCGTCACAAGCACCCGCGACATGGAAAAAGTCGCAGAAACGCTAGCCCGCGAGAACTACAGCGAAGAGAAAATCAAGAAAATCCATAAAGTTTATTCAGATTTCTATTGGGAGCATTGCATAGAAAATACGGAACCGTACGAAGGAGTTGTAGAACTACTGCAACGATTCGCAACAAGCGCCGGGACGAGATGCGCGGCAATGCTCACAAACAAGCCGGTCGCCCCCGCACAAAAGATTCTCAAAAAATTCGGTCTCGAAAATTCTTTCGCCACTTACCTCTGCGGTGACACCACCCCCGAACGCAAGCCAAGCCCCGCCGGCATTTACGAGATTCTCCGCCAAACTGGAATTGCTCCCGAAAAAGCAATCATGATTGGAGACGACACTCCCGACGTTCTAGCAGCAAAGAACGCAGGCATCGACTGCATCACGCTTTTCGAAGGCTTCGGCAAAACCGAAAACTTGCTCCCGCTGGAGCCCCGCTACACCGCAGGCCATATCAAGGATTTTGCGGAATTTATCAATTAA
- a CDS encoding LytR C-terminal domain-containing protein encodes MFRNYSKALHLNFAVGVSSAVFAAFLLAGCEEEKPAPVVREVRRIKGEVEVLNSCSMKGAAVKMRTFLRDNGFDVVHIDNERLQNYDETIIVLRNPEWEGAQALAATLKTKNVLVLLNKNATVDAVVHTGRDFQQIIEPDQGDQNDSNK; translated from the coding sequence ATGTTCCGCAACTATTCTAAAGCGCTCCACCTGAACTTTGCCGTAGGAGTTTCTTCGGCTGTTTTTGCCGCATTCCTTTTGGCAGGCTGTGAAGAAGAAAAGCCAGCCCCCGTCGTTCGCGAAGTTCGCCGCATCAAGGGCGAAGTCGAAGTGCTAAACAGCTGCAGCATGAAGGGTGCCGCCGTCAAGATGCGCACCTTCTTACGCGACAACGGTTTTGATGTCGTCCATATCGACAACGAACGCCTCCAGAATTACGACGAAACGATTATCGTGCTCAGGAACCCGGAATGGGAAGGAGCGCAGGCACTCGCCGCGACCCTAAAGACAAAGAACGTACTCGTCTTGCTCAACAAGAATGCCACGGTTGATGCAGTCGTACATACCGGAAGAGATTTTCAACAAATAATAGAACCCGATCAGGGAGATCAAAATGACAGTAACAAATAA
- a CDS encoding tyrosine-protein phosphatase, with translation MVGFWVKALGKKMAAFCALAFALLFAACGDDYFDTTSVNPVGGESCAAVEESSSSDYASSSSVVISSSSADGLVSISTTVMEDTLEIFAFGGVNLNVVADSFLTKFDYGDVVTVMIAGYDTVDVPVVAGYGYVFPGEFFLYVSEGLNYIKLEARYGKMAEVVGLGRDLKFPIDVVVQMKEKGGYVDHLENLKSLSIANYPEAYPDLSIEEFANFRMVRTTGMGEGVLYRSSSPIDPAIYRNAIADSLAAVAGVKTFVNLADELQYAEEYNGYVESYYAKQNVVYLNVEPAFANSPFKEGLVKGLRYMIEHEGPYLVHCTYGMDRTGFTIAVLEALMGATADEIKADYATTHKNFYNVVDGKHVDLTTKQVELLQAIIVRLMQNSFKTAVVDISDFENADLASATEKYLFALGMEKSEIEALKSRLK, from the coding sequence ATGGTTGGATTTTGGGTTAAAGCTTTAGGTAAAAAGATGGCGGCGTTTTGCGCGCTAGCCTTTGCGTTGCTTTTTGCCGCATGTGGCGACGACTACTTTGACACTACTTCGGTGAATCCTGTAGGTGGCGAAAGTTGCGCTGCCGTTGAAGAATCGAGTTCTTCGGATTATGCGTCGTCCTCGTCTGTTGTGATATCGAGTTCTTCTGCGGATGGATTAGTTTCGATTTCAACGACTGTTATGGAGGATACGCTTGAAATTTTTGCATTCGGGGGTGTGAATCTTAACGTTGTTGCGGATTCGTTCCTGACAAAGTTTGATTATGGCGATGTCGTGACGGTGATGATTGCGGGATACGATACGGTGGATGTTCCTGTAGTAGCTGGATACGGATATGTTTTCCCTGGTGAATTCTTTTTGTATGTCTCTGAGGGGTTGAACTATATCAAGCTTGAGGCTCGTTACGGCAAAATGGCTGAGGTCGTTGGTCTCGGGCGCGATTTGAAATTCCCGATAGATGTTGTTGTGCAGATGAAGGAAAAGGGTGGCTATGTGGACCATCTTGAAAATTTGAAGTCGCTTTCAATTGCGAATTATCCGGAGGCTTATCCTGATTTGTCTATTGAGGAGTTTGCGAATTTTAGAATGGTGCGTACAACCGGGATGGGCGAGGGAGTGCTTTATCGTTCTTCAAGCCCGATTGATCCTGCGATTTATCGCAATGCAATTGCGGATTCATTGGCGGCGGTGGCTGGCGTTAAGACTTTTGTGAACCTTGCAGATGAATTGCAATATGCCGAAGAATACAATGGCTATGTTGAATCTTATTATGCAAAGCAAAATGTGGTCTATCTTAATGTGGAACCTGCTTTTGCGAATTCGCCGTTCAAGGAAGGGCTTGTCAAAGGCTTGCGCTATATGATAGAGCATGAAGGCCCGTATCTAGTGCATTGCACGTATGGTATGGATCGAACCGGATTTACGATAGCGGTGCTCGAAGCGCTGATGGGGGCGACCGCTGATGAAATCAAGGCCGATTACGCCACGACTCACAAGAATTTTTACAACGTGGTCGATGGTAAACATGTTGATTTAACAACAAAGCAGGTTGAGCTGCTTCAGGCGATTATTGTAAGACTTATGCAGAATTCGTTCAAAACGGCTGTTGTTGATATCTCTGATTTCGAAAATGCAGATTTAGCGTCCGCAACAGAAAAGTATTTGTTTGCGCTTGGTATGGAAAAGAGCGAAATCGAAGCGCTGAAATCGCGACTGAAGTAG
- the argS gene encoding arginine--tRNA ligase encodes MNSFNAEIAKALAATGAFDEEAALKLISVPPDTSHGNYTIPCFSLAKTLRKAPKLIAEDLAAKVQLPAGLSKVEAVNGYLNFFIDRGFLAKSTLDEIAAKGLEYGHAAPNGKVVCIDYSSPNIGKELAFHHLRSTMIGNSLARIYKAAGYKVERINHLGDWGTAFGKLIVMYLREKLPTDDATLNALTVKELNILYASFSKASKEEPGLEDEARAAFTKLEQGDEFYRKLWTAFRAATLKELMRIYDMMGVSFDHYTGESFFEDKIPAVLDELREKNLLVNSQERDVVMLDEFDLNPCLIRKSDGSTLYATRDLAAAIYRKKEYNFDKCLYVVDLGQALHFKQVFHVLKKMGREWYKDMYHIPFGVILQMVDGKWEKGKTRTGTASLLRDVIEAAQKKILEFINEKNPGLENKELIARQIGISALTFNDLKNSRLKDVRFDWDAVMSFEGDTGPYVQNAHVRLCSIMRKAGYTVPVADVDYAQLTDDAAYSLINILAKKGEKILAAVKDDEPSVLAQYALEIAEAAHKFIHEDRVLGSAEEKSRLFLVQSTQIVLENVLDLLGLFPIRQM; translated from the coding sequence ATGAACTCATTTAATGCAGAAATCGCAAAGGCACTTGCTGCAACTGGAGCTTTTGACGAAGAAGCCGCATTGAAACTTATTTCCGTGCCGCCTGATACAAGCCACGGTAACTACACCATCCCGTGCTTTTCACTCGCAAAGACACTCCGCAAGGCACCGAAGCTCATTGCCGAAGATTTAGCCGCCAAGGTCCAGCTCCCTGCAGGGCTTTCCAAAGTTGAAGCCGTCAATGGTTACCTGAACTTTTTCATCGACCGCGGATTCCTCGCCAAGTCCACTCTTGACGAAATTGCCGCGAAGGGTCTCGAATACGGCCACGCAGCACCGAATGGCAAGGTTGTCTGCATCGACTACAGTTCTCCGAACATCGGTAAGGAACTCGCCTTCCATCACCTGCGTTCTACTATGATCGGTAACTCGCTTGCCCGCATTTACAAGGCCGCCGGTTACAAGGTTGAACGCATCAACCACCTCGGCGACTGGGGCACTGCTTTCGGTAAGCTCATCGTGATGTACCTCCGCGAAAAGCTCCCGACCGACGACGCCACTTTGAACGCTCTCACCGTGAAGGAACTCAACATCCTTTACGCAAGTTTCTCCAAGGCATCCAAGGAAGAACCCGGCCTCGAAGACGAAGCACGCGCTGCATTCACAAAGCTTGAACAGGGCGACGAATTCTACCGCAAGCTGTGGACAGCATTCCGCGCGGCAACGCTCAAGGAACTCATGCGCATTTACGACATGATGGGCGTTAGCTTTGACCACTACACCGGCGAATCTTTCTTTGAAGACAAGATTCCGGCAGTGCTCGACGAACTCCGTGAAAAGAACTTGTTGGTAAACAGCCAGGAACGCGATGTGGTGATGCTCGACGAATTCGACCTGAACCCGTGCCTTATCCGCAAGAGTGACGGCTCCACGTTGTACGCAACACGCGACCTCGCAGCCGCTATCTACCGCAAGAAGGAATACAACTTCGACAAGTGCCTTTATGTAGTCGATTTGGGACAGGCACTCCACTTCAAGCAGGTGTTCCACGTCTTGAAGAAGATGGGCCGTGAATGGTACAAGGACATGTACCACATTCCGTTCGGCGTGATTCTACAGATGGTCGATGGCAAGTGGGAAAAGGGCAAGACCCGTACCGGTACGGCAAGCCTCCTCCGCGACGTAATCGAAGCCGCCCAGAAGAAGATTCTCGAATTCATCAACGAAAAGAATCCGGGCCTCGAAAACAAGGAACTCATAGCTCGCCAGATCGGTATCAGCGCTCTTACCTTCAACGACCTCAAGAACAGCCGCTTGAAGGATGTCCGCTTTGACTGGGATGCCGTGATGAGCTTCGAAGGCGACACAGGTCCGTACGTGCAGAATGCTCACGTCCGTCTTTGCAGCATTATGCGCAAGGCCGGCTACACCGTTCCAGTGGCTGACGTGGATTACGCACAGCTTACCGATGACGCCGCCTATAGCCTCATCAACATTCTCGCCAAGAAGGGCGAAAAGATTCTCGCCGCCGTCAAGGATGATGAACCGAGCGTACTCGCGCAATACGCACTCGAAATTGCCGAAGCAGCACACAAGTTCATCCACGAAGACCGCGTGCTCGGATCCGCCGAAGAAAAGTCCAGACTCTTCCTCGTGCAGTCTACGCAGATTGTGCTCGAGAACGTGCTTGACTTGCTCGGCCTCTTCCCGATCCGCCAGATGTAA
- the rsfS gene encoding ribosome silencing factor produces the protein MTVTNNQDFSETVKLGAGILFELRAQNVQLIDLRGVKNEADYFLIATCESEAQMQAILNELTKEFKARKLHYVGVEYKEGVRWAIFDAGLDLMVHLFEEEKRNEISFDRLYADGKLMNLDEHDFIREDAKKSGDDNELI, from the coding sequence ATGACAGTAACAAATAACCAAGATTTTTCCGAAACCGTTAAGCTTGGTGCAGGTATCCTTTTTGAACTTCGCGCCCAGAACGTGCAGCTCATCGACCTCCGCGGCGTGAAAAACGAAGCGGATTACTTCCTCATTGCCACTTGCGAAAGCGAAGCCCAGATGCAGGCTATTTTGAATGAACTCACTAAGGAATTCAAGGCTCGCAAGCTCCACTACGTCGGCGTTGAATACAAGGAAGGTGTGCGTTGGGCCATCTTCGATGCTGGTCTTGACCTGATGGTTCACCTCTTCGAAGAAGAAAAGAGAAACGAAATTTCCTTCGACCGCCTCTATGCAGACGGCAAACTCATGAACCTCGACGAACACGACTTCATCCGCGAAGACGCCAAGAAGTCTGGAGACGACAATGAACTCATTTAA
- a CDS encoding flotillin family protein, whose product MPENIIIPAILLIVALLVVVFVMSYIKAAPDEAIIVSGIQKQPRIIIGRAGLRIPFFERADHLSLQLIQIDVKTGSPVPTKDYINVSVDAVVTAKISDNPDRLKSSAQNFLNKKPEDIRAMIVDILEGNMREIVGRMQLVDLVGDRKQVSELVLENAIPDLEKLGIVVQTFNIQNFEDANGVIENLGVDKTSAIRKAAAISKANAERDISVAQSQAKKEANDAAVAAELEIAQKQNDLAVKKANLQKISDTEKAIADAAYEIQKQTQQKEINVAQAEAEVAKQEKEIEIRERMVAVTEKELQAQIEKKAEAERQAQIQRSEAELFQQQKDAEAVRYKEEQRAKAIKQIADAEKEKAFAEAEATKAKALAEAEATKAKGLAEAEAIKAQGLAEAEALNKKAEAMKLYGDAARQEMQLKTIEKYFEQMPQIAAAIAKPMEKIGNITMYGEGNTAKLTGDITKTLTQVTNGLTDSLGIDLRTVLGSMFGAKLAGVTKSDDSKADNNK is encoded by the coding sequence ATGCCAGAAAACATTATTATTCCAGCTATTCTCCTAATCGTAGCACTCCTAGTAGTTGTCTTTGTCATGTCCTACATCAAGGCAGCTCCGGACGAAGCGATTATCGTTTCCGGCATCCAGAAGCAGCCGCGCATCATCATCGGGCGTGCAGGCCTTCGCATTCCGTTCTTCGAACGCGCCGACCACCTTTCTCTTCAGTTGATCCAGATTGACGTGAAAACCGGTAGTCCCGTCCCCACCAAGGATTACATCAACGTCTCGGTCGATGCTGTGGTGACCGCCAAGATTTCGGACAATCCGGACCGTCTCAAATCCTCTGCTCAGAACTTCTTGAACAAGAAGCCCGAAGACATCCGAGCCATGATTGTCGATATTCTCGAAGGTAACATGCGCGAAATTGTTGGCCGCATGCAACTCGTAGACCTCGTGGGCGACCGCAAGCAGGTCTCTGAACTTGTGCTCGAAAATGCAATTCCGGACCTAGAAAAGCTCGGTATCGTGGTGCAGACGTTCAACATCCAGAATTTCGAAGACGCAAACGGCGTGATTGAAAACCTCGGTGTCGATAAGACATCTGCCATCCGCAAGGCAGCTGCCATTTCCAAGGCGAATGCCGAACGCGATATCAGCGTTGCTCAATCACAAGCAAAAAAAGAAGCAAACGATGCAGCCGTTGCCGCAGAACTCGAAATTGCCCAGAAGCAGAACGACCTCGCCGTGAAAAAGGCCAACTTGCAGAAGATTTCTGATACCGAAAAGGCAATTGCTGATGCCGCTTACGAAATCCAGAAGCAGACGCAGCAGAAGGAAATCAACGTTGCCCAGGCCGAAGCAGAAGTCGCCAAGCAAGAAAAGGAAATTGAAATTCGCGAACGCATGGTCGCCGTGACAGAAAAAGAGCTTCAAGCTCAAATCGAAAAGAAAGCCGAAGCCGAACGCCAGGCACAAATCCAGCGCTCCGAAGCAGAACTTTTCCAGCAACAGAAAGACGCAGAAGCCGTCCGCTACAAGGAAGAGCAGCGTGCCAAGGCCATCAAGCAGATTGCAGACGCCGAAAAGGAAAAAGCCTTTGCAGAAGCCGAAGCCACTAAAGCAAAAGCTTTAGCAGAAGCAGAAGCGACAAAGGCGAAGGGTCTCGCCGAAGCTGAAGCCATCAAGGCCCAGGGGCTAGCCGAAGCAGAAGCTCTCAACAAGAAGGCCGAGGCGATGAAGCTCTATGGTGACGCAGCCCGTCAGGAAATGCAGCTCAAAACCATTGAAAAGTACTTCGAGCAGATGCCGCAAATTGCAGCCGCCATCGCAAAACCGATGGAAAAAATCGGCAACATCACCATGTACGGCGAAGGCAACACGGCAAAGCTCACGGGAGATATTACCAAGACGCTTACGCAAGTCACGAACGGCCTCACGGATTCGCTCGGCATTGACCTCCGCACAGTTCTTGGCTCCATGTTCGGAGCCAAACTCGCCGGAGTCACCAAGAGCGACGATTCCAAAGCCGACAACAACAAGTAA
- a CDS encoding outer membrane protein, which produces MNIKSITLSTICLATLAVADIPANIESAGIPWNREFDSNKMVRHDTFDPALTVAYSYSLNFVSGNFGSFASQSLMANFAYEFTPNFHLYANIGLGMPLYTNFNNEANFAREDLRQGNVSVLIPDISLEYKPSENTYIRLSYVNERDALKAYGPRSFFHDYGFSRCTVLCH; this is translated from the coding sequence ATGAATATCAAATCAATTACTTTATCAACTATTTGTTTAGCAACATTAGCAGTTGCGGACATCCCCGCAAATATTGAATCAGCAGGCATTCCTTGGAACCGCGAATTTGACAGCAATAAAATGGTACGTCACGACACCTTCGATCCCGCACTGACAGTGGCGTACAGCTATTCCTTAAACTTTGTAAGTGGAAACTTCGGCTCTTTTGCAAGCCAAAGTCTTATGGCTAATTTTGCATACGAGTTCACACCAAATTTTCACCTGTATGCAAATATCGGTCTTGGAATGCCACTATACACAAATTTTAACAACGAAGCAAACTTTGCAAGAGAAGACTTGCGTCAGGGCAACGTCAGCGTATTGATTCCAGACATTTCGCTAGAATACAAGCCCAGCGAAAACACGTATATCAGACTCTCTTATGTGAACGAAAGAGACGCCCTGAAAGCCTACGGCCCACGCAGTTTCTTTCATGACTATGGTTTCTCAAGATGCACTGTTCTCTGCCACTAA
- the miaB gene encoding tRNA (N6-isopentenyl adenosine(37)-C2)-methylthiotransferase MiaB, giving the protein MKKYHLATYGCQMNEYDSAMIAQELDMCGCVETNNQEDADIIIVNTCSVREKAEETAIVNISKLKYLRKKNPDVKVVVCGCMAKNRGPELLKRLKNVNYIVGPDQYRKIPELLFGDAQSPLHKTHHKMFIDEDRDENYLGEYAKLQNDVSAFVAIQRGCNKRCSYCIVPYLRGPEKYRDMDDVLTEVKRAADKGITEVMLLGQTVNAYKTPNADFTTLLTKVSEIGGIKRIRFTSPHPRHYTNELIDVLLNNPKVCHYAHIPLQSGSDAILKKMRRQHNMEQYMTVIEQLRSKDPYYAISTDVICGFVGETDEDFEQTIKAFEACQFDTAYMFIYSPRKGTESFNEAEILSPEEKSARHSRLVELQNAITLKRNQMMIGRTEEILVEHGSTRDKTELVGKTDNFKKVIFKPEEGRIIKPGDYVKVKIDDIRGWTLRGTLV; this is encoded by the coding sequence ATGAAAAAATACCACTTGGCCACATACGGCTGCCAGATGAACGAATACGACTCCGCGATGATCGCGCAGGAGCTGGACATGTGCGGTTGCGTCGAGACGAACAACCAGGAAGACGCCGACATCATCATCGTGAACACCTGCAGCGTGCGTGAAAAGGCCGAGGAAACAGCCATCGTCAACATCAGCAAGCTCAAGTACTTGCGCAAGAAGAATCCTGACGTGAAAGTCGTCGTATGCGGTTGCATGGCAAAGAATCGTGGGCCGGAACTGCTCAAGCGCCTCAAGAACGTGAACTACATCGTAGGCCCGGACCAGTACCGCAAAATTCCAGAACTCCTGTTCGGGGATGCCCAGAGCCCGCTGCACAAGACGCACCACAAGATGTTCATCGACGAAGACCGCGACGAGAACTACCTCGGCGAATACGCCAAGCTGCAGAATGACGTGAGCGCATTCGTCGCGATCCAGCGTGGTTGCAACAAGCGCTGCAGCTACTGCATCGTGCCGTACCTCCGCGGTCCCGAGAAATACCGCGACATGGACGACGTGCTGACAGAAGTCAAGCGAGCCGCCGACAAGGGCATCACCGAAGTGATGTTGCTCGGCCAGACGGTGAATGCGTACAAGACGCCAAACGCAGACTTCACGACATTACTGACAAAAGTTTCTGAAATCGGTGGCATCAAGCGCATCCGCTTTACAAGCCCGCACCCGCGCCATTATACGAACGAACTCATCGACGTTCTCTTGAACAACCCGAAGGTCTGCCATTACGCGCACATTCCGCTCCAGAGCGGCTCCGACGCCATCCTCAAGAAGATGCGCCGCCAGCACAACATGGAACAGTACATGACCGTCATCGAGCAGTTGCGCAGCAAGGATCCGTACTACGCCATTTCGACAGACGTCATCTGCGGATTTGTCGGCGAAACTGACGAAGATTTTGAACAGACGATCAAGGCATTTGAAGCCTGCCAGTTCGACACGGCATACATGTTCATCTACAGCCCGCGCAAAGGCACGGAATCATTCAACGAAGCCGAAATTCTCTCGCCCGAAGAAAAGTCGGCTCGCCATTCGCGCCTCGTGGAACTCCAGAACGCCATCACGCTCAAGCGCAACCAGATGATGATTGGCCGCACCGAAGAAATCCTCGTCGAACACGGCTCCACCCGCGACAAGACGGAACTCGTCGGCAAGACGGACAACTTCAAGAAGGTCATTTTCAAGCCGGAAGAAGGACGCATCATCAAGCCGGGCGATTACGTCAAGGTGAAAATCGACGATATCCGAGGCTGGACGCTCCGCGGCACTCTCGTGTAG
- a CDS encoding SPOR domain-containing protein, protein MAKYFIHNLVITGALCAFATTASFAEATPTLATAQKAYVNGNWKVAAAAYEQVCPNEPENTRTECYLWNVLALSQTGIAADFSKAGKRLDSLIDKTNPQQAIYADLMMTKAQFQMYLGRYNKAAESLVHAIETSQPHQVTVLQKVCVAVQDRAHSEDLNEACKNLGNPEALKQAAAKREQAQAEQVKAEQATSAAPQASTTPSSNNDAAKAAESKASAPATTVAAAEPAQTKAPEAKPAEAKSAWQLQLGAFGVKSNADLLVDNLKKRNIACTISQNTLESGKVLYIVRTGPFDTKERAVDYGAKKLAPLNVEFRPMLVKQAL, encoded by the coding sequence ATGGCTAAATATTTTATTCACAATTTGGTTATTACAGGCGCACTGTGCGCGTTTGCCACCACAGCATCTTTTGCTGAGGCCACACCGACTCTCGCCACCGCCCAAAAAGCTTACGTCAACGGCAACTGGAAAGTCGCCGCAGCCGCATACGAACAGGTCTGTCCGAACGAACCTGAAAACACTCGTACCGAATGCTATTTATGGAACGTGCTAGCCCTTTCCCAAACGGGTATCGCCGCTGACTTCAGCAAGGCAGGCAAGCGTCTCGACAGTCTCATCGACAAGACGAACCCGCAGCAAGCCATTTACGCGGACCTTATGATGACCAAGGCTCAGTTCCAGATGTACCTTGGCCGCTACAACAAGGCCGCCGAATCCCTCGTACACGCCATTGAAACATCGCAGCCGCATCAAGTGACCGTGCTGCAAAAAGTCTGCGTCGCCGTCCAAGACCGCGCCCACAGCGAAGATTTGAACGAAGCCTGCAAAAACCTCGGCAATCCCGAAGCCTTGAAGCAAGCCGCCGCCAAGAGGGAACAAGCTCAGGCCGAGCAAGTCAAGGCTGAACAGGCCACAAGCGCCGCTCCGCAAGCAAGCACAACGCCATCATCAAACAATGACGCCGCTAAAGCCGCAGAATCAAAGGCTTCAGCCCCCGCAACAACAGTCGCTGCTGCAGAACCCGCGCAAACAAAGGCTCCCGAAGCAAAGCCAGCCGAAGCCAAATCCGCATGGCAACTGCAATTGGGCGCATTTGGCGTCAAGTCCAACGCCGATTTACTCGTAGACAATCTCAAAAAGCGCAACATCGCCTGCACCATCAGCCAGAACACGCTTGAAAGCGGCAAAGTCCTCTATATCGTGCGCACCGGTCCATTTGATACAAAGGAAAGAGCAGTGGACTATGGCGCCAAAAAACTGGCCCCGCTCAATGTGGAATTCAGGCCAATGCTCGTAAAACAGGCCCTTTAA